A stretch of Gemmatimonas aurantiaca T-27 DNA encodes these proteins:
- a CDS encoding GreA/GreB family elongation factor, producing the protein MFQELIAQMAREVEKLQFELNVTLPNEIRKAVELGDLKENSEYKAALERQQFVQARLGQLTQRVTKLANIDITQIPGDRVGLGSKVIVEDLQSKARETYELVFGDAGELHDGHVTMGSPIGRALQGKSVGEEAILKLPTRIRKLQIVELQTIHDRNAEEVV; encoded by the coding sequence ATGTTCCAGGAACTCATCGCTCAGATGGCGCGTGAAGTGGAGAAGCTCCAGTTCGAGCTGAACGTCACGCTGCCCAACGAAATCCGGAAAGCCGTCGAGCTTGGCGACTTGAAGGAGAATAGCGAGTACAAGGCTGCGCTCGAACGCCAGCAGTTCGTGCAGGCACGCCTGGGACAGCTCACGCAGCGCGTCACGAAGCTCGCGAATATCGATATCACGCAGATCCCCGGTGACCGGGTGGGTCTGGGTTCGAAGGTGATCGTCGAGGATCTCCAGTCCAAGGCGCGTGAAACGTACGAACTGGTGTTCGGTGATGCGGGCGAATTGCACGACGGACACGTGACCATGGGATCGCCCATTGGCCGCGCGTTGCAGGGCAAGTCCGTGGGTGAGGAAGCTATTCTCAAGCTGCCCACGCGTATTCGCAAACTGCAGATTGTGGAGTTGCAGACCATCCACGATCGCAACGCCGAAGAAGTCGTGTGA
- a CDS encoding TIGR00730 family Rossman fold protein, with translation MDPRLVDQAIRDRPMLTEDEKLLQAPSEATASFTLSDPWRVQRITSEFVEGFDALADIQKGVTIFGSARTGPDDPQYQAARETARLLAEQGFSIITGAGPGIMEAANKGAREGKGHSVGCNIELPFEQGANPYVDTLVNFRYFFVRKTMFIKYSNAFIIFPGGFGTLDELFEALTLVQTGKIYQFPIILFGRHYWAGLIRWITSRVAAEGKVSPGDLDLLTLTDDPAEAAQAVIDAHAAQVHEIATRIEA, from the coding sequence ATGGATCCGCGTCTGGTGGACCAGGCGATCCGCGATCGCCCCATGCTGACGGAAGACGAGAAGCTGCTGCAGGCACCCTCGGAGGCCACGGCGTCGTTCACGTTGAGTGATCCGTGGCGGGTGCAGCGCATCACCTCGGAGTTCGTCGAGGGGTTCGATGCACTCGCGGATATTCAGAAGGGTGTCACGATCTTTGGATCGGCCCGCACGGGACCCGACGACCCGCAGTATCAGGCGGCGCGCGAAACGGCACGTCTGCTCGCCGAGCAGGGATTCTCCATCATCACCGGTGCCGGCCCGGGCATCATGGAAGCCGCCAACAAGGGGGCCCGTGAAGGCAAAGGGCATTCCGTGGGCTGCAACATCGAATTGCCGTTTGAGCAGGGTGCGAATCCGTATGTCGATACGTTGGTGAACTTCCGGTACTTCTTTGTGCGGAAGACCATGTTCATCAAGTATTCGAATGCGTTCATCATCTTCCCCGGTGGTTTTGGCACACTCGATGAGCTCTTCGAGGCGCTCACACTGGTGCAGACGGGCAAGATCTATCAGTTCCCCATCATTCTCTTCGGCCGCCACTACTGGGCCGGGCTTATCCGTTGGATCACGTCGCGCGTGGCGGCCGAGGGCAAGGTTTCCCCCGGTGATCTCGATCTGCTCACGCTCACTGACGATCCTGCGGAAGCGGCGCAGGCCGTGATCGATGCGCACGCCGCGCAGGTGCATGAAATCGCCACGCGCATCGAGGCGTAG